ACTCAGCTTCTCCTGAGCGCACTGTTAGCCAGCTCGCCAACTCTAATTCCGTCTGCACTCTCCACCGCCCTGCGCCGACAAAGCCGATTTGGATTATTGCTCGCGCGTTCATTACACTGCCGCCCGGCCGCACAGCTGGTTGTGTCGTGCAGTACCTTTCGATCGACAGGTTAGACTGAATGAAATTCGCATCACTGCTGATTGCGTCGCTCGCGATCGCAATCTCAACAACGGCGGTTGCGGCTGATGAAGCGAACGGCGCACGCCTCATTTTTGCAACCTCGGACAATATCCGGCGAGCGGGAGAGCCTACCCGATGGCGTTACGCTGTCGATGCCCAAGTGGGACACTACGCACGCGGCAGCGGTACTGACTTTTACGGTCTGCGGCCAGCACTCGGTTATGACCTCAAACCGAACATGACTGTGTTGGCTGGCTACGGCTATTTCATCTCCGATCCGACGGGTGGCAGCAGTCGCAACGAACAGCGCTGGTGGCAACAATTCACCTGGACAGCGAAGCAATGGGACTGGGGCGCACTCGTATTGCGCACCCGCCTGGAAGAGCGTGAATTTGACGATGCGCACGACGTTGGCCTGCGCTTTCGACAGCAATTGCAGTTAGCGATGCCGTTGCCGTCCAATGCCGCAAGCGTGATCGCCTCTGTCGAGCATCACAGCAACCTTCGCGATACCGACTGGGGTGCAAGCTCAGGCTTCGAGCAGTTTCGCAGTTACCTTGGCCTGCGCATGCCGGTGCACAACAAGCTGGTTATCGAAGCCGGCTATATGAATCAACGTCTCAATCGCAGCCCCGAAAACGCAGTGAATCACGTTGCGATGCTGCAGTTTCGCGCGAGGCTCTGAGGCACGCGATACGCCCGGGAACGCGCCAGGCTACCTGGCGTACGCCGCGCCCGGCCCATCCCATGGCTGACCACGCGCAAATCGGTGCAACGGTTCAATGCTTCAGTGGCAGCGCAACAGGCTGTACTGCTGTAGGCCGTCAGCCTCCCGAAGCCAGCCGACCGAGTCGAGCGCCGACAGTCGCAGCTACCGGCGCTACTCGTGCGTATTGCCAGTGCGGTCCTAGCGATCGCCACCCACGACCCGACTGCCGATTTCCCGGCGCTCCGGCAACGGTGACGGGGCAAGACTGAGGTCGAGGCTGATCTGCAACGTCGTGCCCAACTGCTCCGGCTGAAAGAAAGCGATGTCGCTTTGCAGCCCGAAAGGCATATGCCGCGCAAGCCCGCTACGAACACCGAGCCAGGCATCCCTGACGAAAGCCTGATCAACAGCCGTAAGGCCATAACTGCCCTGCTGCAGCTCCGGGTAACACTGACTTATATAATGACTCTCACAGAAGTCGCCGGGGTTCGGCAAGCCGCCGTTATGCCACGACAGCTGCAAACCGTAACGGTTCATGACAGCCGAAAACGCGCTGCTCGCGGCTGCGGCGGTCGTGCCGCAACTCACGGGATTGCCGGCGGCAATCCCCGCTGCCCGCCCCTGATTGACCAGTGAGCTTCCATCCAGTCGATATGCGCGCATCGCGCCTTGCAGATTGTCATCGACGGTGGTCGCAAGCTGCGCGCAACCATCGGCTGGCGCCGCAGCGTAGGCTGCAGAGACAGCGCCTGCCAGCGCGACCATAAACAGAGTGAAAAAACGTACCGATGCCCTTCCCATGACAGCTCTCCTTAGCCGAAATGTTGCTGTAAACCGGCCCGCTGCAGAGCGGTGCCGGACCGTCAGCATCGGATAACGACGGCCGCGGTTACAGTGGCGAATTCAGGTGAAGAACACAGTTATGCATACGGTGATGCTAGAGCATTTTTAACAAGGCGCCGATCATGCCGCCGATAAGCAGCGCCATCATTGGCAGCCAACCCAGGGTAAACCCCATGCTGCGCTTACCGGGATCAACCAGATAGCTGGCGCGATAAACGAAACGACCGATGATGAACAGCAGTCCAAGACCCGCGGCAATCAACGGGTTCACGTAGAGCGCAAACAACCAGAGAGCGGGCAAAAAAATGACTATTTGCTCCAGCGTGTTCATGTGCACCCGAAACATGCGTTCGAACTCC
The DNA window shown above is from Woeseia oceani and carries:
- a CDS encoding DUF2490 domain-containing protein, with protein sequence MKFASLLIASLAIAISTTAVAADEANGARLIFATSDNIRRAGEPTRWRYAVDAQVGHYARGSGTDFYGLRPALGYDLKPNMTVLAGYGYFISDPTGGSSRNEQRWWQQFTWTAKQWDWGALVLRTRLEEREFDDAHDVGLRFRQQLQLAMPLPSNAASVIASVEHHSNLRDTDWGASSGFEQFRSYLGLRMPVHNKLVIEAGYMNQRLNRSPENAVNHVAMLQFRARL
- a CDS encoding MAPEG family protein; this translates as MEAVAIVTGLALLQLFVFAFQVGKMRVKHGVKAPAVSGHEEFERMFRVHMNTLEQIVIFLPALWLFALYVNPLIAAGLGLLFIIGRFVYRASYLVDPGKRSMGFTLGWLPMMALLIGGMIGALLKML